One genomic segment of Vulpes vulpes isolate BD-2025 chromosome 2, VulVul3, whole genome shotgun sequence includes these proteins:
- the LOC112910808 gene encoding keratin, type I cytoskeletal 16 — MTSCSRQFTSSSSMKGSCGIGGGSSRMSSVLAGGACRAPSAYGGLSVSTSRYSSGGACGLGGGYGGGFSSSSSFGGLGSGFGGGYGGGLGAGFGAGFGAGFGAGFGGGDGGLLSGNEKITMQNLNDRLASYLDKVRALEEANTELEVKIRDWYQRQRPSEAKDYSPYFKTIEDLRNKIITATIENAQPILQIDNARLAADDFRTKYEHELTLRQSVEADINGLRRVLDELTLSRTDLEMQIEGLKEELAYLRKNHEEEMLALRGQTGGDVSVEMDAAPGVDLSRILNEMRDQYEQMAEKNRRDAEAWFLSKTEELNKEVVSNSELLQSGRSEVTELRRTLQGLEIELQSQLSMKASLESSLEETKGRYCMQLSQIQGLIGNVEEQLAQLRCEMEQQSQEYQVLLDVKTRLEQEIATYRRLLEGEDAHLSSQQASSHSYSSHNVFSSSSSSSSGLQTRPILKEQGSSSFSQGQSSKH; from the exons ATGACCTCCTGCAGCCGCCAGTTCACCTCCTCCAGCTCCATGAAGGGCTCCTGCGGCATCGGGGGCGGCTCCAGCCGCATGTCCTCTGTCCTGGCTGGAGGCGCCTGCCGGGCCCCCAGCGCCTACGGGGGCCTGTCGGTCTCCACCTCCCGCTACTCCTCCGGGGGGGCCTGTGGCCTGGGGGGTGGCTATGGTGGTggcttcagcagcagcagcagctttggGGGCCTGGGTAGCGGCTTTGGTGGAGGATACGGTGGTGGCCTTGGTGCTGGCTTCGGTGCTGGCTTCGGTGCTGGCTTTGGTGCTGgatttggtggtggtgatggcggCCTCCTCTCTGGCAATGAGAAGATCACCATGCAGAATCTCAATGACCGCCTGGCCTCCTACCTGGACAAGGTGCGTGCCCTGGAGGAGGCCAACACTGAGCTGGAGGTGAAGATCCGCGACTGGTACCAGAGGCAGCGGCCCAGTGAGGCCAAAGACTACAGCCCCTACTTCAAGACCATTGAGGACCTGAGGAACAAG ATCATCACAGCCACCATCGAGAATGCTCAGCCCATTCTGCAGATTGACAATGCCAGGCTGGCAGCTGATGACTTTAGGACCAA GTATGAGCACGAGCTGACCCTGCGCCAGAGCGTGGAAGCCGACATCAACGGCCTGCGCCGGGTGCTGGACGAGCTGACCCTATCCAGGACTGATTTGGAGATGCAGATCGAAGGCCTGAAGGAGGAGCTGGCTTACCTGAGGAAGAACCATGAGGAG GAGATGCTTGCCCTGCGGGGTCAGACTGGTGGGGACGTCAGCGTGGAGATGGATGCTGCCCCTGGCGTGGATCTGAGCCGCATCCTGAACGAGATGCGTGACCAGTACGAGCAGATGGCGGAGAAGAACCGCAGAGATGCGGAGGCCTGGTTCCTGAGCAAG ACCGAGGAACTGAACAAAGAAGTGGTCTCTAATAGCGAATTGCTGCAGAGTGGCCGCAGTGAGGTGACTGAGCTCCGGAGGACGCTCCAGGGCCTGGAGATTGAACTGCAGTCCCAGCTCAGCATG AAAGCATCCCTGGAGAGCAGCCTGGAGGAGACCAAAGGCCGCTACTGCATGCAGCTGTCCCAGATCCAGGGGCTGATCGGCAACGTGGAGGAGCAGCTGGCCCAGCTGCGCTGCGAGATGGAACAGCAGAGCCAGGAGTACCAGGTGCTGCTGGATGTGAAGACAAGGCTGGAGCAGGAGATCGCCACCTACCGCCGCCTGCTGGAGGGCGAGGATGCCCA CCTCTCCTCCCAGCAAGCATCCAGCCATTCCTATTCTTCCCACAATG tcttctcctcctcctcctcctcctcctctggcctccagaCTCGGCCCATCCTCAAGGAGCAGGGCTCTTCCAGCTTCAGCCAGGGCCAGAGCTCCAAGCACTGA
- the LOC112910771 gene encoding large ribosomal subunit protein eL21: MTNTKGKRRGTRYMFSRPFRKHGVVPLATYMRIYKKGDIVDIKGMGTVQKGMPHKCYHGKTGRVYNVTQHAVGIVVNKQVKGKILAKRINVRIEHIKHSKSRDSFLKRVKENDQKKKETKEKGTWVQLKRQPAPPREAHFVRTNGKEPELLEPIPYEFMA; encoded by the coding sequence ATGaccaacacaaagggaaagaggagaggtacCCGCTATATGTTCTCTAggccttttagaaaacatggagttGTTCCTTTGGCCACATACATGCGAATCTATAAGAAAGGTGATATTGTGGACATCAAGGGAATGGGCACTGTTCAAAAAGGGATGCCCCACAAATGTTACCATGGCAAAACTGGAAGGGTCTACAATGTTACTCAGCATGCTGTTGGCATTGTTGTAAACAAACAAGTTAAGGGCAAGATTCTTGCCAAGAGAATTAATGTCCGCATTGAGCATATTAAACACTCAAAGAGCCGAGATAGCTTCCTGAAGCgtgtgaaggaaaatgatcagaaaaagaaggaaaccaaagaGAAAGGTACTTGGGTCCAACTGAAGCGCCAGCCTGCCCCACCCAGAGAAGCACACTTTGTGAGAACCAATGGAAAGGAGCCTGAACTGCTGGAACCTATTCCCTATGAATTCATGGCATGa
- the LOC112910795 gene encoding keratin, type I cytoskeletal 14, with product MTSCSRQFTSSSSMKGSCGIGGGSSRMSSVLAGGACRAPSAYGGLSVSTSRYSSGGACGLGGGYGGGFSSSSSFGGGLGSGFGGGYGGGLGAGFGGGLGAGFGGGLGAGFGGGFGGGDGLLVGSEKVTMQNLNDRLASYLDKVRALEEANTDLEVKIRDWYQRQRPAETKDYSPYFKTIEDLRNKILTATVDNANVLLQIDNARLAADDFRTKYETELNLRMSVEADTNGLRRVLDELTLSRADLEMQIETLKEELAYLKKNHEEEMNALRGQVGGDVNVEMDAAPGVDLSRILNEMRDQYEKMAEKNRKDAEDWFFSKTEELNREVATNSELVQSGKSEISELRRTVQNLEIELQSQLSMKASLENSLEETKGRYCMQLAQIQDLIGNVEEQLAQLRCEMEQQNQEYKILLDVKTRLEQEIATYRRLLEGEDAHLSSSQFSSGSQSSRDVTSSSRQIRTKVMDVHDGKVVSTHEQVLRTKN from the exons ATGACCTCCTGCAGCCGCCAGTTCACCTCCTCCAGCTCCATGAAGGGCTCCTGCGGCATCGGGGGCGGCTCCAGCCGCATGTCCTCTGTCCTGGCTGGAGGCGCCTGCCGGGCCCCCAGCGCCTACGGGGGCCTGTCGGTCTCCACCTCCCGCTACTCCTCCGGGGGGGCCTGCGGCCTGGGGGGCGGCTATGGCGGTggcttcagcagcagcagcagctttggTGGGGGCCTGGGTAGCGGCTTTGGTGGAGGATACGGTGGTGGCCTTGGTGCTGGCTTCGGGGGTGGCCTTGGTGCTGGCTTCGGGGGTGGCCTTGGTGCTGGCTTCGGGGGTGGCTTCGGTGGTGGTGACGGGCTCCTGGTGGGCAGCGAGAAGGTGACCATGCAGAACCTCAACGACCGCCTGGCCTCCTACCTGGACAAGGTGCGCGCCCTGGAGGAGGCCAACACGGACCTGGAGGTGAAGATCCGCGACTGGTACCAGAGGCAGCGGCCCGCTGAGACCAAGGACTACAGTCCCTACTTCAAGACCATCGAGGACCTGAGGAACAAG ATCCTCACGGCCACTGTGGACAATGCTAACGTCCTCCTGCAGATTGACAATGCCCGTCTGGCTGCTGACGACTTCCGTACCAA GTACGAGACAGAGCTGAACCTGCGCATGAGCGTGGAGGCCGACACAAATGGCCTGCGCCGGGTGCTGGATGAGCTGACTCTGTCCAGAGCTGACCTGGAGATGCAGATTGAGACCCTGAAGGAGGAGTTGGCCTACTTGAAGAAGAACCACGAGGAG GAAATGAACGCTCTGAGAGGCCAGGTGGGCGGAGATGTCAACGTGGAGATGGACGCCGCCCCTGGTGTGGACCTGAGCCGCATCCTGAACGAGATGCGCGACCAGTACGAGAAGATGGCAGAGAAGAACCGCAAGGATGCCGAAGACTGGTTCTTCAGCAAG aCAGAGGAGCTGAACCGCGAGGTGGCCACCAACAGCGAGCTGGTACAAAGCGGCAAGAGCGAGATTTCCGAGCTCCGGCGCACTGTGCAGAACCTGGAGATCGAGCTGCAGTCCCAGCTCAGCATG AAAGCATCATTGGAGAACAGCCTGGAGGAGACCAAAGGCCGCTACTGCATGCAGCTGGCCCAGATCCAGGACCTGATTGGCAACGTGGAGGAGCAGCTGGCCCAGCTACGCTGCGAGATGGAGCAGCAGAACCAGGAATACAAGATCCTGCTGGACGTGAAGACAAGGCTAGAGCAGGAGATCGCCACCTACCGCCGCCTGCTGGAGGGCGAGGATGCCCA CCTCTCGTCCTCCCAGTTCTCCTCTGGCTCTCAGTCCTCCAGAGATG